GAATCCACAAGTACTGACACGGACTGTCTCGGACTGTCTCTTGCTAACATGGTTGAAAACAGCACCACCACTCCACGTGTCAGCTGGAAGTACCCTGAAACTGATGAGATTCTCACACACCTTGTCAGAACCTATGCTGGTGCAGGACAATGCCTCACATGACAATGCAAAGCTGGACTGTAATAAAGCCTGTCTTTGTcgtcttgtgtcctgcagacatcaCTGAAGAACATCTTCCCTCcgagcagcaggagtggaagTCCAGAATGGAGCAGGAGGAACAACGAACCCCCCACTTTGAAGAGGAAGAGCCACAGCCCTTCCACATTAAATATGAACAAGAGGAGCCACAGCCGCTACAGATTCAAGACAAAGAGGAGCCACaacccccccacattaaagaggaagaagaggagccacagccccctcacattaaagaggaagaaccGCAATCCCCTCATTTTAAAGAGGAAGAGCCACAATtaccccacattaaagaggaagaaccACAATCCCCTCATTTTAAAGAGGAAGAGCCACAGCCCCatcacattaaagaggaagaaccACAATCCCCCCATTTTAAAGAGCAAGAGGAGGAACCACTGCTCtctcacattaaagaggaagaaccACATGCTGCCCATTTTCAAGAGGAAGAGGAGTCGCCGCAGCCCCCCGATAttagagaggaagaggaggatcacagcatcagtcaggagaaGCTTGAAGTAATGGAGGAGTTaccagttgttgttgttgttgttgtgaggAGTGAAGATGAGGACGACGAAGGTCAGAAACATTTTTcttgcacggtgtgtggtaaaggATTCTATGACAAATGTGGTTTAAAAGTACACAAAAGAgtgcacactggagagaaacctttttcctgctcagttTGCGCAAGAGGATTCACCAAGAAGTCAAATTTGAGAGCACACGCAAAAattcacactggagagaaaccttttgctTGCTCgctgtgtggtaaaagattctctcgaagaagttgtttaaaaatacacacaagcgtacacactggggagaaacctttttcttgctcagtttgtgctagAGGATTCACTAAGAAGTCCTATTTGAGAGcacacacaaaagtacacagtgaagagagagagagcgagcctTTTTCTTGCACGGAATGTGGTAAAGGATTCTATGACAAATCTggtttaaaaatacacacaagagtacacaccggagagaaacctttttcttgcACTGTGTGTGGTAAAGGGTTCTATGACAAATGTggtttaaaaatacacacaagagtacacaccggagagaaaccttttctttGCACGGTGTGTGGTGAAAGCTTCTCTGTCAAAGATAGTTTAATAATACACACACgtgtacacactggagagaaaccgttTTCCTGCTCAATTTGTGCTCGAGGGTTCACTAAGAAGTCATAtttgagaacacacacacagatacacacgggagagaaaccttttccttgctctttgtgcggtaaaagattctctcaaaaaCATAGCTTAAAAATACACACGAGACtacacaccggagagaaaccaTTTTCCTGCTCAGTGTGTGCTAGAGGATTCATTAAGAAGTCAAATTTAAGAGcgcacacaaaaatacacaccggagagaaacccTTTACTTGCTCAgcgtgtggtaaaagattctctagAAAAGATAGTTTAAAAATACACACCAGAgtacacaccggagagaaacctttttcttgcacggtgtgtggtaaaggATTCTATGACAGATGTggtttaaaaatacacacaagaatgcacactggagagaaacctttttcctgctcagtttgtgctagAGGATTCACTAAGAAGTCAAATTTGAGAGCACACACCAAAAcccacactggagagaaacatCTTCCTTGAACTGTGTGGttaaagcgtctgtgtaggctctcagtcgtacaggagttgtccatcgaggaaaaggcttcttgagacgtcatctgtacttctgtgtagaaggtgtcggacgtttcgctcctcatccgaagagcttcgtcagcaaactaataagtgctggtagcttaggccttaaatacagtaagagtgggcggaattggtgtgccaacaccctcctcctattggttcgttacactaagcctgggcggagcagtggtataatcctatcctgttattcacacctacgataaaagggaagtgtcgctccctgaattgggtatgaacgactctgatactggcttgttagcatctattgttctggctcggccctgccttcacctcatttgcaagactaagagctgtgggttttggtctcagtaacctgctgaacacagggtccaaattgaacctcaaaccaccattccgattcaatgatgggttctgttgtttgacaaaaatagcttcctttactcctctttcaaaccatctgttttctttggccaaaatctttacctcgctgtcctgaaaagagtgattggtagctttcaggtgtagatgtactgctgattgaggaccactagcattgtccctgcgatgttgataaagccttttttggagcatttgcttagtttccccaatgtagtgctctttgcattcctcatctttgcaatgtggtctattccatccactgtaaagatgaggaatgcaaagagcactacattggggaaactaagtgcttagtgtaacgaaccaataggaggagggtgttggcacaccaattccgcccactcttactgtatttaaggcctaagctaccagcacttattagtttgctgacgaagctcttcggatgaggagcgaaacgtccgacaccttctacacagaagtacagatgacgtctcaagaagccttttcctcgttgTGTGGTTAAAGATTCTTCTCTCTCATATTAATAAAGAATCTATCGatctaatttaaaaatacacacacgtgtgcacactaGACAGAGACCCTTGTCTTGCACGGTGTTTGGTAAAGGATTCTATGACAAAGGCAGTTTGAAATTACACAataggacacactggagagaaacctttttcctgcacAGTCTTCCTTTGGAAGGTATCtttgatgagacacacaagaacacacactagTGTAAAAATACATGCCAAGCAAGACATTATTAGtagtaaagttgtattttaaaaaacaaccacTTCTGACATCGCTAACTGACATGATGATGAAATGTTGATATGTCCCTTGAACTGTTTTCTCATTGAAGATTGACTTTAGACTGCCCACAAGCTCAATGATTGACTGCTGTTTCTTGCTAACTTGTGATTGGCCCCCTAATATCCTGGGATATTCCTGGGTGAATTTGACTCGCCCACCACTAGGTGGTCCTGGATGGTGGTTCaaacatttgaaatgttttcatttcatttaaatgaaTACTGATTTGTGGTAATCCATCCGTTTATGCCTCTGACCATAACAATAATCATTCTTTCCAACATATGATGTCCTGTAATGTTAAAATtgtaagtaatacatttacaaagaAGTTCCAATCATCGGTATTGGGGCCATCTATGTTTgtcatatttatatgttgtgaTACCAAGGAATGTCAAATGTCTTCCAAACTTGCCTTTAATTCAGTTTCTTGGAGAAAAGcaatgtcttttattttgtgcatttcttgtttaattttgttAGGTTTTTGTATAGCTCTGCAGTTGCATGAAATTAAATGGAACAATGTTGATATCTGGTCAATAAagtattttg
Above is a genomic segment from Dunckerocampus dactyliophorus isolate RoL2022-P2 chromosome 1, RoL_Ddac_1.1, whole genome shotgun sequence containing:
- the LOC129192754 gene encoding gastrula zinc finger protein XlCGF26.1-like, translated to MEQEEQRTPHFEEEEPQPFHIKYEQEEPQPLQIQDKEEPQPPHIKEEEEEPQPPHIKEEEPQSPHFKEEEPQLPHIKEEEPQSPHFKEEEPQPHHIKEEEPQSPHFKEQEEEPLLSHIKEEEPHAAHFQEEEESPQPPDIREEEEDHSISQEKLEVMEELPVVVVVVVRSEDEDDEGQKHFSCTVCGKGFYDKCGLKVHKRVHTGEKPFSCSVCARGFTKKSNLRAHAKIHTGEKPFACSLCGKRFSRRSCLKIHTSVHTGEKPFSCSVCARGFTKKSYLRAHTKVHSEERESEPFSCTECGKGFYDKSGLKIHTRVHTGEKPFSCTVCGKGFYDKCGLKIHTRVHTGEKPFLCTVCGESFSVKDSLIIHTRVHTGEKPFSCSICARGFTKKSYLRTHTQIHTGEKPFPCSLCGKRFSQKHSLKIHTRLHTGEKPFSCSVCARGFIKKSNLRAHTKIHTGEKPFTCSACGKRFSRKDSLKIHTRVHTGEKPFSCTVCGKGFYDRCGLKIHTRMHTGEKPFSCSVCARGFTKKSNLRAHTKTHTGEKHLP